In Rahnella sikkimica, the following are encoded in one genomic region:
- a CDS encoding ribosomal protein uL16 3-hydroxylase, which produces MAYELNLDWPEFLEKYWQKQPVVLKKAFINFVDPITPDELAGLAMEPEVDSRLVSHKNGEWQASNGPFEHFDGLGETGWSLLAQAVNHWHLPAAELVRPFRVLPDWRLDDLMISYSVPGGGVGPHIDQYDVFIIQGMGSRRWRVGDALPMRQFCPHPALLHVDPFTPIIDEDLEPGDILYIPPGFPHDGFTHETALNYSVGFRGPNTRDFISSFADYALENDLGSNHYSDPDLTLRDHVGKVEEYELDRVRNMMHDLINEPEAFRQWFGRFATTPRHELDIAPAEPPYETHEIVDALMQGDSLTRLSGLRVLNVGDRFFVNSEALETDQHQAADALCRVMLIGKKELGDAVQDPAFMAVFTDLVNQGYWYFDE; this is translated from the coding sequence ATGGCGTATGAACTCAATCTGGACTGGCCGGAATTTTTAGAAAAATACTGGCAGAAACAACCTGTTGTATTAAAAAAAGCATTTATAAACTTTGTCGATCCTATCACTCCCGATGAATTAGCCGGCCTGGCGATGGAACCTGAAGTGGACAGCCGTCTGGTGAGCCATAAAAACGGGGAATGGCAGGCGAGCAACGGGCCGTTTGAGCATTTCGACGGGCTGGGCGAAACCGGCTGGTCGCTGCTGGCACAGGCGGTAAACCACTGGCATCTGCCCGCGGCTGAACTGGTTCGTCCGTTCCGCGTGCTGCCGGACTGGCGTCTGGATGACCTGATGATTTCCTATTCTGTACCCGGCGGCGGCGTTGGCCCGCATATCGATCAGTACGACGTGTTTATCATTCAGGGCATGGGCAGCCGTCGCTGGCGCGTGGGCGATGCCTTACCAATGCGTCAGTTCTGCCCGCATCCGGCGTTGCTGCATGTTGATCCGTTCACGCCAATCATCGATGAAGATCTCGAACCGGGCGACATTCTGTACATTCCGCCGGGCTTCCCGCACGACGGTTTCACCCATGAAACCGCCCTTAACTATTCCGTCGGTTTCCGTGGCCCGAATACCCGCGACTTTATCAGCAGCTTTGCCGATTACGCGTTGGAAAATGATTTAGGCAGCAACCACTACAGCGACCCGGATTTAACGCTGCGCGATCATGTCGGCAAAGTGGAAGAATACGAGCTGGATCGCGTGCGCAATATGATGCATGACCTGATCAATGAGCCGGAAGCCTTCAGACAGTGGTTTGGTCGATTCGCGACAACGCCGCGCCATGAGCTGGACATCGCGCCCGCCGAACCGCCGTATGAAACGCACGAAATCGTGGATGCACTGATGCAGGGCGACAGCCTGACCCGTCTGAGCGGTTTGCGCGTGCTGAACGTCGGCGACCGTTTCTTCGTTAACAGCGAAGCGCTGGAAACCGATCAACATCAGGCGGCGGATGCGCTTTGCCGTGTCATGCTGATCGGCAAAAAAGAGCTGGGCGATGCCGTCCAGGATCCGGCGTTTATGGCCGTGTTCACCGATCTGGTGAATCAGGGTTACTGGTATTTCGACGAGTAA
- the phnE gene encoding phosphonate ABC transporter, permease protein PhnE, with product MLTDALEPHVIASLKQQHAHLFSAQRKYLRYLAILAVVIVLYYLYFFSYFGIPWREVVRGTREVGRYFLRMFVWHNVSEWPFKYYFSQIAITLAIVFSGTVTASFLALPLSFLAARNVMTTPVLRPVSLVIRRILDVLRGLDMAIWGLIFVRAVGMGPLAGVLAIVMQDLGLLGKLYAEGHEAVERSPSRGLRALGASPLQTHRFGIFTQSFPTFLALSLYQIESNTRSAAVLGFVGAGGIGLVYAENMRLWNWDVVMFITLILVAIVMMMDKISAMLRAKYILGEEIDLFVPEERKMKPPVELYKP from the coding sequence ATGTTAACTGACGCGCTTGAACCTCATGTGATTGCCAGCCTGAAACAACAGCACGCGCATCTGTTTTCCGCGCAACGCAAGTATCTGCGTTATCTGGCGATTCTGGCTGTTGTGATTGTGTTGTATTACCTCTACTTCTTCAGCTATTTCGGTATTCCGTGGCGTGAAGTGGTGCGCGGCACCCGCGAAGTCGGGCGGTATTTTCTGCGCATGTTCGTGTGGCATAATGTTTCCGAATGGCCGTTTAAGTACTACTTCTCGCAGATTGCGATCACGCTGGCGATTGTGTTTTCCGGGACGGTCACCGCCTCTTTCCTCGCACTGCCGCTGTCTTTCCTTGCGGCGCGAAATGTGATGACCACGCCGGTTCTCCGGCCGGTTTCGCTGGTGATCCGCCGTATTCTGGATGTGCTTCGCGGTCTGGATATGGCGATCTGGGGGCTGATATTTGTCCGGGCCGTCGGCATGGGGCCGCTGGCCGGCGTGCTGGCGATTGTGATGCAGGATTTAGGCTTACTCGGCAAGCTTTACGCCGAAGGCCACGAAGCGGTGGAACGTTCACCAAGCCGCGGTCTGCGGGCGCTGGGTGCTTCGCCGCTACAGACGCACCGCTTTGGCATTTTCACGCAATCTTTCCCGACGTTTCTGGCGCTGTCGCTGTATCAGATTGAGTCCAACACCCGTTCTGCCGCCGTGCTCGGCTTTGTGGGCGCGGGCGGTATCGGTCTGGTTTACGCGGAAAACATGCGGTTGTGGAACTGGGATGTGGTGATGTTTATCACGCTGATCCTGGTGGCTATCGTAATGATGATGGACAAGATTTCAGCGATGCTGCGCGCCAAATATATTCTTGGTGAAGAGATTGATTTGTTTGTGCCGGAGGAGCGAAAAATGAAGCCGCCGGTCGAGTTGTATAAGCCCTGA
- the phnE gene encoding phosphonate ABC transporter, permease protein PhnE: MNKDFNRYYQNIRGKQKREALIWSGLMLLLYLWSGNVSELNLKTIIVSAPSFFDYIGQTVPVLHWSLLFADGHTEGSLAYWGYRLNIQLPLIWETIQLALSSTILSTALAIVLAFLAASNTDSPKWVKFSIRTYVAFLRTMPELAWAVMCVMAFGVGAIPGFIALTLHTVGSLTKLFYESIETASDKPVRGLRACGAGRLQRMRFAMWPQVKPVFLSYSFMRLEINFRQSTILGLVGAGGIGQELMTSIKLDRYDQVSMTLLLIILVVSGMDYLSGKLRKRVVEGSF; the protein is encoded by the coding sequence TTGAATAAAGACTTCAATCGTTATTACCAGAATATACGCGGTAAGCAAAAACGTGAGGCGCTGATCTGGTCAGGGCTGATGTTGCTGTTATATTTATGGTCTGGCAATGTTTCCGAACTTAACCTGAAAACTATTATTGTTTCAGCCCCCAGCTTTTTTGATTATATCGGCCAGACGGTACCGGTTCTGCACTGGTCTTTATTATTCGCAGACGGACACACTGAAGGTTCTCTGGCTTACTGGGGATACCGCCTCAATATTCAGTTACCGCTGATTTGGGAAACTATACAGCTGGCATTGTCTTCAACGATTTTGTCCACCGCGCTGGCCATTGTTCTGGCGTTTCTCGCCGCCAGCAATACGGATTCCCCAAAATGGGTGAAATTCAGCATCCGCACCTATGTTGCCTTTCTGCGAACCATGCCTGAACTGGCCTGGGCCGTGATGTGTGTGATGGCATTTGGCGTGGGGGCGATTCCGGGTTTTATCGCGCTGACCTTACACACCGTTGGCAGCCTGACCAAATTGTTCTACGAATCTATTGAAACCGCATCGGATAAACCGGTGCGCGGCCTGAGAGCCTGCGGAGCAGGGCGTTTGCAGCGCATGCGTTTTGCCATGTGGCCACAGGTTAAACCTGTCTTTTTGTCCTACAGCTTTATGCGTCTGGAAATTAACTTCCGCCAGTCCACCATCCTCGGGTTAGTGGGCGCAGGCGGGATTGGTCAGGAACTGATGACATCCATCAAACTGGATCGCTATGACCAGGTCAGCATGACGTTGCTGCTGATTATTCTGGTGGTTTCCGGGATGGATTATCTGTCGGGTAAATTACGCAAACGTGTGGTGGAGGGCTCTTTCTGA
- the phnD gene encoding phosphonate ABC transporter substrate-binding protein, protein MKKLLRLAVFVAGSLTAMHSMAEDAPKELNLGILGGQNATQQIGDNQCVKDFFDKELNVDTKLRNSSDYSGVIQGLLGKKVDMVLSMSPSSFASVYINDPKAVDLVGIVIDDTDKSRGYHSVVVVKADSPYQKLSDLKGKSFGFADPDSTSGYLIPNQTFKKEFGGTTDNKYNNFFSSVTFSGGHEQDILGVLNGQFEGAVTWTSMIGDRETGYTSGAFNRMIRMDHPDLMKKIRIIWESPLIPNGPILVRSDLPPAFKAKLVSAIKKLDKDDHACFVKAVGGKQHIGETSLAEYQQIIDMKRELTKGGR, encoded by the coding sequence ATGAAGAAGTTATTACGTCTGGCGGTCTTTGTTGCAGGTTCCCTTACCGCAATGCACAGCATGGCAGAAGATGCCCCTAAAGAATTGAATTTAGGTATTTTGGGTGGTCAGAATGCCACTCAGCAAATCGGGGATAATCAGTGTGTAAAAGATTTCTTTGATAAAGAATTAAATGTGGATACCAAACTGCGTAATTCATCCGATTACTCAGGTGTTATTCAGGGGTTATTAGGCAAGAAAGTCGACATGGTATTAAGTATGTCACCTTCTTCTTTCGCGTCTGTTTATATTAATGACCCGAAAGCGGTGGATCTGGTGGGTATCGTGATTGATGACACCGACAAATCCCGCGGTTATCACTCCGTTGTTGTGGTCAAAGCGGACAGCCCGTACCAGAAATTGTCTGACCTGAAAGGCAAATCTTTTGGCTTTGCTGACCCGGATTCCACGTCCGGTTACCTGATCCCGAACCAGACTTTCAAGAAAGAGTTTGGCGGTACTACGGATAACAAATACAACAACTTCTTCTCCAGCGTGACCTTCTCCGGCGGCCACGAGCAGGATATCCTCGGCGTGCTGAACGGCCAGTTTGAAGGCGCGGTGACCTGGACTTCGATGATTGGTGACCGCGAAACCGGTTATACCTCCGGCGCGTTCAACCGCATGATCCGCATGGACCATCCGGATCTGATGAAGAAAATTCGTATTATCTGGGAATCCCCGTTAATTCCTAATGGCCCGATTCTGGTGCGCAGCGATTTACCCCCGGCATTTAAAGCGAAACTGGTTTCAGCCATTAAGAAACTGGATAAAGACGATCATGCGTGCTTCGTGAAAGCCGTTGGCGGTAAACAGCATATCGGCGAAACGTCTCTGGCGGAATATCAGCAGATTATTGATATGAAGCGTGAATTGACGAAGGGCGGCCGCTAA
- the phnC gene encoding phosphonate ABC transporter ATP-binding protein — protein MAQAQLKLAQAEYPQTGPQHLNKVLDVKGLVKSYKSGQRVLNDINFDLHAGEFVAVIGRSGAGKSTLLHVLNGTIPLTDGSVVCHYENGEQQQLAGLTGKALRRWRSGCGMIFQDFCLVPRLDVLTNVLLGRLSHTSTFKSFFNQFDDEDRARAISLLEWLHMLPHALQRAENLSGGQMQRVAICRALMQNPKILLADEPVASLDPKNTLRIMNALKKVSEENIAVMVNLHSVELVKDYCTRVIGIAKGQIIFDGHPDQLTDGILHQLYGEEHEAINS, from the coding sequence ATGGCGCAAGCTCAACTTAAGCTGGCACAGGCTGAATATCCTCAGACCGGGCCGCAGCATCTGAACAAAGTCCTGGACGTTAAAGGCCTGGTGAAATCCTATAAATCAGGTCAGCGTGTTCTTAATGACATCAACTTCGATCTCCACGCCGGTGAATTTGTCGCGGTCATTGGCCGTTCAGGCGCAGGGAAATCGACTTTGCTTCACGTCCTTAACGGCACGATCCCGTTAACCGACGGCAGCGTGGTGTGTCATTACGAAAACGGTGAGCAGCAGCAACTGGCTGGGCTGACCGGCAAAGCGCTGCGTCGCTGGCGTTCGGGTTGCGGCATGATTTTCCAGGATTTCTGTCTGGTTCCGCGTCTGGACGTACTGACGAACGTGCTGCTGGGTCGTCTCAGTCACACTTCCACGTTTAAATCCTTCTTCAATCAGTTCGATGATGAAGACCGTGCCCGCGCAATTTCCCTGCTGGAATGGTTGCACATGTTGCCACATGCGCTGCAACGTGCTGAAAACCTTTCCGGTGGTCAGATGCAGCGTGTGGCCATCTGTCGCGCCCTGATGCAAAACCCAAAAATTTTGCTGGCCGATGAACCGGTTGCCTCGCTGGATCCTAAAAATACCCTGCGCATCATGAATGCCCTGAAAAAGGTCAGCGAAGAGAATATTGCGGTGATGGTTAACCTGCATTCCGTCGAGCTGGTGAAAGATTACTGCACCCGCGTTATCGGCATTGCGAAAGGGCAGATTATCTTTGACGGTCATCCGGATCAGTTAACCGACGGAATTTTGCATCAGTTATATGGCGAAGAACACGAAGCGATAAACAGTTAA
- the dld gene encoding D-lactate dehydrogenase: MDNQSLITTLKDIAGSRHVLTGDSNTERYRKGFRSGGGKALAVVFPQTLLQQWQLLKACIAADKIVIMQAANTGLTEGSTPSGDDYDRDIVIFSTLKLDQIQLLDGGHQVIGFPGSTLYKLEKILKPYNREPHSVIGSSCIGASVVGGICNNSGGSLVKRGPAYTEMALYAQIDAQGELRLINHLGINLGDTPEEILTRLEKGDYLEADILHDKRLASDHDYAARVREVDADTPSRFNADERRLFEASGCAGKLAVFAVRLDTFPAETQQQVFYIGTNDTAVLTELRRQILRDFTNLPVAGEYMHRDIFDITEVYGKDTFLMIDKLGTDKMPDMFTAKGKFDAHANKVPFLPTHFSDRVMQCLSKALPNHLPPRMKQYRDRFEHHLLLKMSGQGIDEARTFLTRFFSENQGDFFICSADEGKKAFLHRFAAAGAAIRYHAVHEKDVEDILALDIALRRNDRDWFETLPEDIDNQLIAKLYYGHFMCHVFHQDYIVKKGANSKALKHRMLELLDAKGAEYPAEHNVGHLYIAKPHLKEFYRQADPTNSFNPGIGKTSKLKNWQE; this comes from the coding sequence ATGGATAATCAGTCACTCATCACCACGCTGAAAGACATCGCCGGAAGCCGCCATGTTCTCACCGGCGACAGCAATACCGAGCGCTACCGCAAAGGATTCCGCTCCGGCGGCGGCAAGGCGCTGGCGGTGGTATTCCCGCAAACATTGCTGCAACAATGGCAACTGCTGAAAGCCTGCATCGCCGCTGACAAAATTGTCATCATGCAGGCTGCCAATACCGGGCTGACCGAAGGTTCTACGCCGAGCGGCGACGATTATGACCGCGACATTGTCATTTTCAGCACCCTGAAACTCGATCAGATCCAACTGCTCGACGGCGGCCATCAGGTGATCGGTTTCCCCGGCAGTACGCTGTATAAGCTGGAGAAAATCCTCAAGCCGTACAACCGCGAGCCGCATTCGGTCATTGGCTCATCCTGCATTGGGGCTTCCGTCGTTGGCGGCATTTGCAACAACTCCGGCGGCTCGCTGGTGAAACGCGGCCCGGCTTATACAGAAATGGCGTTGTATGCACAAATTGATGCGCAGGGTGAACTGCGGCTGATAAACCACCTGGGGATCAATCTGGGTGACACGCCGGAAGAGATTCTGACGCGGCTGGAAAAAGGCGATTATCTCGAAGCCGATATTCTGCACGATAAGCGGCTGGCTTCCGACCATGATTACGCGGCGCGTGTCCGCGAAGTGGATGCCGATACGCCATCACGCTTTAACGCCGATGAGCGTCGTCTGTTTGAGGCCTCGGGCTGTGCCGGGAAACTGGCGGTTTTCGCCGTTCGTCTTGATACGTTCCCGGCTGAAACCCAGCAGCAGGTTTTCTATATCGGTACCAATGACACGGCGGTGCTGACGGAATTACGCCGCCAGATCCTGCGGGATTTCACGAACCTGCCGGTTGCCGGTGAATACATGCACCGGGATATTTTCGATATCACCGAAGTGTACGGCAAAGACACGTTCCTGATGATCGACAAACTCGGCACCGACAAAATGCCGGACATGTTTACCGCCAAAGGGAAATTCGACGCACACGCCAATAAGGTGCCTTTCCTGCCGACACATTTCAGCGACCGCGTAATGCAGTGCCTGAGCAAAGCGCTGCCCAACCATTTACCGCCCCGCATGAAGCAATATCGCGACCGGTTTGAGCATCACTTATTGCTGAAAATGTCCGGCCAGGGGATAGATGAAGCCAGAACGTTCCTGACCCGTTTCTTCAGTGAAAATCAGGGCGATTTCTTTATTTGTTCAGCCGACGAAGGCAAAAAAGCGTTCCTGCACCGCTTTGCGGCGGCGGGCGCGGCCATTCGTTATCACGCCGTGCATGAGAAAGACGTCGAAGACATTCTGGCGCTGGATATCGCCCTGCGCCGCAACGATCGCGACTGGTTTGAAACCTTGCCGGAGGATATCGATAATCAGCTGATAGCAAAACTCTATTACGGCCACTTTATGTGCCACGTTTTCCATCAGGATTACATCGTCAAAAAAGGCGCGAACAGTAAGGCGCTAAAACACCGTATGCTTGAATTGCTGGATGCCAAAGGCGCTGAATATCCGGCTGAGCACAACGTCGGACATCTGTATATTGCGAAACCGCATCTGAAGGAATTTTACCGGCAGGCCGACCCGACCAACAGTTTCAATCCGGGGATCGGCAAAACCAGTAAATTGAAAAACTGGCAGGAATAA
- a CDS encoding Yip1 family protein, giving the protein MANHIWGLLSHPGPELQQIQRERETVSHVYSHHVFLMALIPVVCSFIGTTQLGWNFGDGQKLMVSMFTASYIAGIFYVLMLAAVALMGRIIYWMARRYDSRPTLNSCIVFAGYVATPMLLSGIVALYPMVWLCLFVGLIGLCYSGYLLYLGIPNFLNIDRREGFLFSSSTLAMGVLVLELLLALTVLMWGYGTKFF; this is encoded by the coding sequence ATGGCAAATCATATCTGGGGACTGTTATCTCATCCGGGTCCCGAATTGCAGCAAATCCAGCGTGAACGGGAAACCGTTTCACATGTTTATTCCCACCATGTTTTTCTGATGGCGCTGATTCCGGTTGTCTGTTCCTTTATCGGCACAACGCAGCTGGGCTGGAATTTCGGTGACGGCCAGAAGCTGATGGTTTCCATGTTCACCGCGTCCTACATCGCTGGAATCTTCTATGTTCTGATGCTCGCCGCTGTGGCTCTGATGGGGCGAATTATCTACTGGATGGCACGTCGCTATGACAGCCGCCCGACACTCAACAGTTGTATTGTGTTTGCCGGTTACGTTGCCACGCCGATGTTACTCAGCGGGATCGTTGCGCTTTATCCGATGGTCTGGTTATGCCTGTTTGTCGGGCTGATTGGCCTTTGCTACAGCGGATATCTGCTGTACCTCGGTATTCCAAACTTCCTCAACATTGACCGCCGCGAGGGGTTCCTGTTCTCCAGCTCAACGCTGGCGATGGGGGTTCTGGTTCTTGAGTTGTTACTCGCCCTGACTGTGCTGATGTGGGGTTATGGAACGAAATTCTTTTAA
- a CDS encoding c-type cytochrome, with translation MRIKKTLAVIAGVVVIGGLGFVGVKLGYNASQSGEFQAPAAAAMTGKTAIERGQYLALAGDCVACHTAPGGGKPFAGGYGLNTPFGTIYATNITPDKETGIGGWTDQQFINAVRNGKGINGENLYPAMPYNVYAKVSDQDLKDIRAYLNTVPAVHYDGPKTDLPFPYNIRLMMFGWNLLFLDTAPFKADPAQSAEWNRGAYLVEGLGHCTSCHTAKNPLGGDNFGVHLQGGELQGWFAPEITGNVRQGLGDWSNDEIVQYLKTGANARTVASGPMAEAVTNSLQHLSDTDLHAIAVYLKSLPGSKDESAPLAANSAMANGKALYADNCAACHQNSGEGVRNMVPALKGNNGVQASEPTNILHVLMNGAQGAATASNPTSADMPEFGWKMTDQQMADVSTYIRNAWGNQAPVVSKDDVAKARKIQDGAAALHNPAP, from the coding sequence ATGAGAATCAAAAAAACGTTAGCGGTGATTGCCGGTGTGGTCGTCATCGGCGGGCTGGGATTTGTCGGTGTAAAACTTGGGTACAACGCCAGCCAGTCCGGCGAATTTCAGGCACCCGCCGCGGCGGCGATGACCGGTAAAACGGCCATCGAACGCGGTCAATATCTGGCGCTGGCGGGCGACTGCGTGGCCTGTCATACCGCGCCCGGCGGCGGAAAACCCTTTGCCGGAGGTTACGGCCTGAACACACCGTTCGGCACGATTTACGCCACCAATATCACGCCGGATAAAGAAACCGGCATCGGCGGCTGGACCGATCAGCAGTTCATTAATGCGGTGCGTAACGGCAAGGGAATCAACGGGGAAAACCTCTATCCGGCGATGCCTTATAACGTCTATGCGAAGGTCAGCGATCAGGATCTGAAAGACATCAGAGCGTACCTGAATACCGTGCCCGCAGTGCATTACGACGGGCCGAAAACCGATCTGCCGTTCCCGTATAACATCCGCCTGATGATGTTTGGCTGGAACCTGTTATTCCTGGATACCGCCCCGTTTAAAGCGGATCCGGCGCAGTCGGCAGAATGGAACCGTGGTGCGTATCTGGTGGAGGGACTGGGGCACTGCACGTCGTGTCATACGGCAAAAAATCCGCTGGGTGGCGATAACTTTGGGGTGCATTTGCAGGGCGGAGAACTCCAGGGCTGGTTTGCACCGGAAATCACCGGGAATGTCCGTCAGGGGCTCGGCGACTGGAGCAACGATGAAATTGTTCAGTACCTGAAAACCGGCGCTAACGCCCGCACCGTGGCCTCCGGCCCTATGGCGGAAGCCGTGACTAACTCGCTGCAACACCTGTCGGATACCGATCTTCATGCGATTGCGGTTTACCTGAAAAGCTTACCGGGCAGCAAAGATGAGTCTGCGCCGCTGGCGGCAAATTCCGCTATGGCAAATGGCAAAGCGCTGTATGCCGATAACTGTGCGGCCTGTCATCAGAACTCCGGTGAAGGCGTGCGTAATATGGTGCCCGCACTCAAAGGCAATAACGGTGTTCAGGCCAGCGAGCCGACGAATATTCTGCATGTGCTGATGAACGGCGCGCAGGGTGCCGCGACGGCGAGCAATCCGACCAGCGCGGATATGCCGGAGTTTGGCTGGAAAATGACAGATCAGCAGATGGCCGATGTCAGTACTTACATCCGCAACGCGTGGGGAAATCAGGCACCTGTGGTCAGTAAAGACGACGTGGCGAAGGCGAGGAAAATACAGGATGGAGCCGCGGCTTTGCATAACCCTGCGCCGTAA
- a CDS encoding GMC family oxidoreductase, translating into MSNKREKVDAVIVGLGWAGSLMANELTLAGLNVVAIERGSWRDTSNDFPTTIDTDELRFVSRRAIMQPTAVETLTFRNNPIQQALPLREFNTYQFGMNVGGAGTHWNGMTWRFLPYDFQSYSQTIERYGKNKFLEGMQVQDWGVTFDDVEPFYDKFERYAGTSGKAGNIKGEKIEGGNVFEGPRSRDYPLPPLKRTQLSMIFDKATREMGYHPFAVPAGNTSGAYTNPLGVNMAPCTYCGYCEFFGCGNWSKSSPNACILPAVMQRPNFTVITESEVLRVNKAPDGKTATGVTFIGSDGVVWEQPADIVVISAYQMDNVRLMLLSGIGQPYDHKTGEGVVGRNYAYQTISGAGFFFEDEMMNPFIGAGALSQAIDDFNGDNFDHSGHDFIGGGVALVHSTNGRPIGYSNNVPPGTPRWGADWKKAVKHSYQNYNNIYCMGNSYPHRDVFLDLDPEYKDRHGQPLLRVTFDWIENDKRSAKFMADRSVEIAHAMGAKTVVRQEPTAKPFSPMDNLSSHTTGGACMGDNPKTSAVNRYLQSWDVHNVFVCGASAFANNGGYNPTGTVGALTLWAAEAIKTQYLKSPGPLVRV; encoded by the coding sequence ATGAGCAATAAAAGAGAGAAGGTCGATGCGGTGATTGTCGGCCTCGGCTGGGCAGGTTCGCTGATGGCCAATGAACTCACGCTGGCGGGCCTGAATGTGGTCGCCATTGAACGTGGTTCATGGCGCGATACCAGCAACGATTTCCCGACCACCATTGATACAGACGAACTGCGCTTCGTCAGCCGTCGCGCGATTATGCAGCCCACGGCGGTGGAAACCCTGACCTTCCGTAATAACCCGATCCAGCAGGCGCTGCCGCTGCGCGAGTTTAATACCTATCAGTTCGGGATGAACGTCGGCGGGGCGGGCACGCACTGGAACGGCATGACCTGGCGCTTCCTGCCGTATGATTTCCAGAGCTACAGCCAGACGATTGAACGCTACGGTAAAAACAAATTCCTCGAAGGCATGCAGGTTCAGGACTGGGGCGTGACGTTTGACGACGTCGAACCGTTCTATGACAAATTTGAACGTTACGCCGGGACGTCCGGAAAAGCCGGTAACATCAAAGGCGAAAAAATTGAAGGCGGAAACGTCTTCGAAGGCCCGCGCAGCCGGGATTATCCGCTGCCACCGCTCAAGCGTACCCAGCTGTCGATGATTTTCGACAAAGCCACCCGCGAGATGGGCTATCACCCGTTTGCGGTGCCGGCGGGCAACACGTCCGGCGCGTACACCAACCCGCTGGGCGTCAACATGGCGCCGTGCACATACTGCGGTTACTGCGAATTCTTCGGCTGCGGCAACTGGTCGAAGAGCAGCCCCAATGCCTGCATTTTGCCTGCGGTCATGCAGCGTCCGAATTTCACGGTGATCACCGAATCCGAAGTGCTGCGCGTGAACAAAGCGCCGGACGGCAAAACTGCTACCGGCGTGACATTTATCGGCAGTGACGGCGTGGTGTGGGAACAACCGGCGGATATCGTGGTGATTTCGGCTTACCAGATGGATAACGTCCGTCTGATGCTCCTTTCCGGCATCGGCCAGCCTTACGATCACAAAACTGGCGAAGGCGTGGTCGGGCGTAACTATGCGTACCAGACGATTTCCGGCGCAGGTTTCTTCTTCGAAGATGAAATGATGAACCCGTTCATCGGTGCCGGTGCGTTGTCACAGGCCATTGATGATTTCAACGGCGATAACTTTGATCACTCCGGCCATGATTTTATCGGCGGCGGCGTGGCGCTGGTGCATTCCACCAACGGACGTCCGATCGGCTATTCCAACAACGTACCGCCGGGCACGCCGCGCTGGGGCGCTGACTGGAAAAAAGCCGTCAAACACAGTTACCAGAACTACAACAATATTTACTGCATGGGTAACAGTTATCCGCACCGTGACGTGTTCCTCGATCTCGATCCGGAATACAAAGACCGCCACGGCCAGCCGCTGCTGCGCGTGACGTTCGACTGGATCGAAAACGATAAACGTTCAGCGAAATTTATGGCTGACCGCTCGGTTGAAATCGCCCATGCGATGGGGGCAAAAACCGTTGTGCGGCAGGAACCGACGGCCAAACCGTTCTCGCCAATGGATAACCTCTCATCCCATACCACGGGCGGCGCGTGCATGGGCGATAACCCGAAAACCAGCGCGGTGAACCGGTATCTGCAAAGCTGGGATGTGCATAACGTCTTTGTGTGCGGTGCATCGGCGTTTGCCAATAACGGCGGTTATAACCCGACCGGCACGGTGGGCGCGCTGACCCTGTGGGCGGCAGAAGCGATTAAAACCCAATATCTGAAATCCCCTGGTCCGCTGGTGAGGGTTTAA